A part of Aegilops tauschii subsp. strangulata cultivar AL8/78 chromosome 2, Aet v6.0, whole genome shotgun sequence genomic DNA contains:
- the LOC141040726 gene encoding uncharacterized protein: MAEESWSNSPPSAKRMAEASWSNSPPSAKHHRGEASGKEPMVVDDDVPVPGQKLDYTVPLKVDTHLKEPLDVKCTSNPDEANKRIREIRKRLGGMLPRSIGVDVEYTSEDEPPQMAAVLQLCVEDLCLVYHITAATEWPKELRPLLQEKELYTFVGFCIGGDKEKLKLSGLEINPDKFVDMQRQWRVPNNGKRWQSLAEFAASLIHPSYKKMKQKINNEEDHKLWGISPLPKYLIEYAAKDAYVTYEAWKKIETTREGFKQWREAEEHWDDPYYWGQ; the protein is encoded by the exons ATGGCGGAGGAATCGTGGAGCAACTCCCCTCCGTCTGCCAAGCGAATGGCGGAGGCATCGTGGAGCAACTCCCCTCCGTCTGCCAAGCATCACCGTGGTGAGGCGTCTGGCAAGGAGCCGATGGTGGTCGACGACGACGTTCCGGTCCCCGGGCAGAAGCTGGACTACACCGTGCCGCTCAAGGTTGATACCCACCTGAAGGAGCCGCTGGATGTCAAATGCACCAGCAATCCAGACGAAGCCAACAAGAGGATCCGCGAGATCAGGAAGAGGCTCGGCGGCATGCTTCCTCGGTCGATCGGCGTTGATGTCGAGTATACCAGCGAAGACGAACCTCCGCAAATGGCTGCAGTTCTGCAGTTATGCGTGGAGGATCTCTGCCTGGTATACCACATCACCGCGGCAACCGAATG GCCCAAGGAACTCCGCCCGCTCCTGCAGGAGAAGGAGCTGTACACCTTTGTTGGCTTTTGCATTGGAGGTGacaaggagaagctgaagttgtCTGGTTTGGAGATCAACCCCGACAAGTTCGTCGACATGCAGCGCCAATGGAGAGTTCCAAACAATGGAAAGAGGTGGCAGTCTTTGGCTGAGTTTGCAGCCAGCCTCATCCACCCATCCTACAAGAAAATGAAGCAGAAGATCAACAATGAAGAGGACCACAAACTATGGGGGATCAGCCCACTGCCAAAGTACCTCATCGAGTACGCAGCGAAAGATGCGTACGTCACCTACGAGGCATGGAAGAAAATCGAAACCACCAGAGAAGGTTTCAAGCAATGGCGAGAGGCGGAGGAGCATTGGGATGACCCCTACTACTGGGGACAATGA